The DNA region ATAGCCTGAACCTTTTCTTCTGCCTCGGCAAGCCGTGCTTGCAAATCCGCAGAAAGCTTTGCTCCCTCTTCCTGCCGATAGGCAAGGAACGACTGGAGCGCCTCTACAAGAATCGGGGAAAATTTCTCCCATTCCTCAAGCCACACTCCCTCATCCTCTTGGAGCGCTACGATATCCCCAATATCGAGGAACCACTCCACCCTGGGTTCAAAAGGGAGGGAAAGCGCATCGGCAAGCTTCCTCAAAGCCTCAAGGTATGCCCGGGCAAGGGCAGTATTCACGGAAACACTTAAGGCTCCCTCGGTTGGCTCAAAATCCACTCGCAGTTCCACTTTTCCCCTGGATACGTACTGACGCACCACTTGGTTGACCTTCTCTTCCCAAAGCAAGAGCTCCCGAGGAAGGCGAAGGGCAACCTCAAGGAAACGATGGTTCACGCTCTTTACGTACACTCGGTATGTCCCCAAGGCTCCTTTTCCCTCAGCGTATCCAAATCCGGTCATGCTCCGCATAGGGGCTCTCCTTTACAGGGAGGAAACTTGCCACTATATTATTGGAAACCGGGTAAAAGTGTCA from Candidatus Caldatribacterium sp. includes:
- a CDS encoding YicC family protein — protein: MRSMTGFGYAEGKGALGTYRVYVKSVNHRFLEVALRLPRELLLWEEKVNQVVRQYVSRGKVELRVDFEPTEGALSVSVNTALARAYLEALRKLADALSLPFEPRVEWFLDIGDIVALQEDEGVWLEEWEKFSPILVEALQSFLAYRQEEGAKLSADLQARLAEAEEKVQA